One part of the Magallana gigas chromosome 5, xbMagGiga1.1, whole genome shotgun sequence genome encodes these proteins:
- the LOC105333081 gene encoding uncharacterized protein: MMPQCLNVFILLVLIKASVCLKNCTSEQYWNKSAEECQACSHCKLPQITRIPCNRESDVVCMQLKKLNFSFLVDSSPVVTPRQPFHKRDYLSVEASNDTWRLLAYALIGVLCVLVVTVVVSLLVSWHCIRKRKAAMNRYYVEGEGEYVVISRLPDLVNHPPLTENLPGSPPHSPQRRSSRRSRFYRSRRIYRPQRRLMNEYVDDVFESEDSGGSRSLRIPLHTIPEDS, translated from the exons ATGATGCCGCAATGCCTAAACGTCTTTATTTTGCTAGTACTGATCAAGGCTAGTGTATGTTTAAAAAACTGCACATCAGAACAATATTGGAACAAATCAGCCGAAGAATGTCAGGCCTGCTCGCATTGTAAGCTTCCACAAATCACCAGAATACCTTGTAACCGAGAATCAGATGTAGTCTGTATGCAGTTGAAGAAACTTAATTTT AGCTTTTTAGTGGATTCATCTCCAGTTGTCACACCTCGACAGCCATTTCACAAGAGAGATTATTTGTCAGTAGAAGCTTCCAATGACACATGGCGATTGCTGGCCTATGCCCTGATTGGTGTACTCTGTGTCCTGGTGGTGACCGTGGTGGTCAGTCTCCTTGTGTCTTGGCATTGCATCAGGAAGAGAAAGGCAGCTATGAACAGATACTATG TGGAGGGAGAGGGAGAGTATGTGGTAATTAGTCGCCTCCCAGATCTCGTCAACCACCCCCCACTCACAGAAAATCTCCCAGGATCCCCTCCCCACAGTCCTCAAAGGCGCTCTTCTAGACGCTCTCGTTTTTATCGCAGTCGGCGGATTTATCGCCCGCAGCGACGTCTCATGAACGAATATGTGGATGATGTGTTTGAATCTGAGGACTCAGGAGGATCGCGTTCTCTAAGAATCCCCCTCCATACAATTCCAGAAGATAGCTGA
- the LOC105333082 gene encoding uncharacterized protein yields the protein MERKRLKLWDYVALAVVVFAFSLQVLGYFLPTWWSYEDTAAKHTVVVSMLGSSENENGAENIKTVIEIEGGREWLFISRAFGAFGILLNFLSLIFHLLYMCIRYDCNRSASIYLLGASSLFILGGSIVFVALHKELATNLKPDLQSLGFPWIICILAGIVTIAASIVTAVATIKKANQWDFEDDDDIDFSDVQMRRR from the exons ATGGAAAGAAAGCGACTGAAACTGTGGGACTACGTCGCgcttgctgttgttgtttttgccTTTAGTCTTCAAGTGTTGGGCTATTTCTTGCCCACGTGGTGGTCCTATGAAGACACCGCGGCCAAGCATACGGTGGTGGTGTCGATGCTGGGTTCGTCGGAGAACGAAAATGGAgctgaaaatatcaaaacagtGATTGAGATTGAAGGCGGAAGGG AGTGGCTGTTTATATCCCGTGCCTTTGGAGCGTTCGGAATTTTGCTGAATTTCCTTTCCCTAATTTTCCACCTTCTGTACATGTGCATACGATATGACTGCAACAGATCAGCATCGATTTACCTTCTGGGAGCCTCAA gtCTGTTTATTCTCGGTGGATCCATAGTCTTTGTTGCACTTCATAAAGAATTGGCCACCAATCTAAAACCAGATTTGCAGAGTTTGGGATTTCCTTGGATAATTTGTATTTTGGCGGGAATCGTCACGATAGCAGCGTCCATAGTAACAGCGGTAGCAACTATTAAAAAAGCCAATCAATGGGACTTTGAGGATGACGATGATATTGACTTTTCTGATGTTCAAATGAGAAGGAGATAG